From one Ooceraea biroi isolate clonal line C1 chromosome 7, Obir_v5.4, whole genome shotgun sequence genomic stretch:
- the LOC105284383 gene encoding membrane-associated protein Hem: MARPIVPSQQKLAEKMTILNDRGIGMLTRIYNIKKACGDAKSKPAFLSDKALESSIKAIVRKFPNIDIKGLQTITNIRNEIIKSLSLYYYTFVDLLDFKDNVCELLTTMDACGVHMDITINFDLAKGYLDLVVTYVSLMILLSRVEDRKAVLGLFNAAHEMVHSQSDPSFPRLGQMIMDYDAPLKKLSEEFVPHSKLLKNALTSLWPIYPGRNLSADTWRADQKLSLVGSPGQILKAAATDTMSCETLSLDRIERWIILGFTLCHTFLSQEQPNKLWITALESGWVLALFRDEVIYIHQYIQTFFEGMKGYSKRVSEVKECYNQAVQKAILRHRERRKFLRTALKELGLILTDQPGLLGPKALLVLMGLSHARDEVLWVLRHGDNPPIQGKSKGRSGDDLVDRQLPELLFHCEELRALVKKYSQVLQRYYVQFLSGFDAPALHQMIQNLPVCPEDEGAILSDMCSTIASLTVKQVEDNELFDFRAFRLDWVRLQAYMSIAKCNMNLADNRELASFMDTVIFHTKMVDNLDEMLVETSDLSIFCFYSKIFEDQFHMCLEFPAQNRYIVAFPLICSHFQSCTHELCPEERHHIRERSLSVVNMFLDEMAKEAKNIITTICDEQCNMSDKLLPKHCALLISQVVNRKKKDKNKKNMYEIHKPGIESYRKTREELTTMDKLHMALTELCYAINYCPTINVWEYTFAPREYLHQHLESRFARALVGMVMYNPDTSEIAKPSELFVSVRSYMNVLQTIENYVHIDITRVFNNALLQQTQELDSHGDKTIAALYTQWYSDVLLRRVSAGNICYSANQRAFVSLSVEGAIPFNAEEFSDINELRALAELIGPYGMKMLNENLMWHIASQVQQLKKLVAGNKDVLISLRTNFDKPEVMKEQFKKLQQVDNVLQRVTIIGVILSFRQLAQSALVDVLEERIPFLLSSILDFRHHLPSGDPMRVVSEMTSAAGLTCKVDPTLTTALRNQKAEIDEDEHLLVCLLMVFVAVSIPKLARNENSFYRASLEGHSNNIHCMATAINNIFGALFTICGQNDIEDRMKEFLALASSSLLRLGQEADKDAIRNRESVYLLLDQIVQESPFLTMDLLESCFPYALIRNAYHDVYKLEHSQP; this comes from the coding sequence ATGGCTCGACCTATAGTGCCGAGCCAGCAGAAGCTGGCGGAGAAGATGACCATCTTGAACGACAGAGGTATCGGTATGTTAACGCGCATTTACAACATCAAGAAAGCCTGCGGCGATGCTAAATCCAAGCCTGCCTTCCTCTCCGACAAGGCGTTGGAGTCTTCCATCAAGGCGATCGTCAGGAAGTTCCCCAACATCGACATAAAGGGGCTGCAAACCATCACGAACATTCGCAACGAGATCATTAAGTCTTTATCACTGTATTATTACACGTTTGTCGATCTGCTAGATTTCAAAGATAACGTGTGCGAGCTTCTGACCACCATGGACGCATGCGGTGTCCATATGGATATTACGATTAATTTTGATCTGGCCAAAGGATATTTAGATCTTGTAGTGACGTATGTCAGTCTGATGATTCTTCTGTCTCGAGTCGAGGATCGGAAGGCGGTGCTAGGGCTCTTCAACGCGGCCCACGAGATGGTGCACAGTCAGTCGGACCCTAGCTTCCCTCGTTTAGGACAGATGATCATGGATTATGATGCGCCATTGAAGAAACTCTCGGAGGAATTTGTGCCACACTCCAAGTTACTAAAAAACGCCTTGACCTCTCTGTGGCCAATTTATCCTGGTAGAAATTTGTCTGCTGATACATGGAGAGCCGATCAGAAGCTGAGTCTCGTCGGTAGTCCCGGTCAGATACTCAAAGCAGCCGCGACAGACACCATGTCTTGCGAGACACTGAGCTTGGATAGAATCGAAAGGTGGATAATTCTTGGATTCACGCTCTGCCACACGTTCTTGAGTCAGGAGCAACCGAACAAACTTTGGATCACCGCTCTAGAATCTGGTTGGGTATTGGCGTTATTTAGAGACgaagtaatttatattcatcAGTATATCCAGACATTTTTTGAAGGTATGAAAGGATACAGCAAAAGAGTGTCGGAGGTGAAAGAATGCTACAATCAAGCGGTACAGAAAGCTATCCTCAGGcatagagagagaagaaaatttttgaGGACTGCTCTGAAAGAACTAGGTTTAATTTTAACTGACCAGCCTGGCCTTCTAGGACCGAAAGCGCTCTTGGTATTAATGGGACTCTCTCACGCAAGAGATGAAGTACTGTGGGTACTGAGACACGGAGACAATCCTCCTATTCAAGGCAAAAGTAAAGGACGTAGTGGCGACGATCTAGTAGATCGTCAATTGCCAGAATTGCTCTTCCACTGCGAGGAATTGAGAGCGTTGGTAAAGAAATATTCCCAGGTGCTTCAGAGGTATTACGTCCAATTTCTTTCGGGATTCGACGCCCCCGCCCTGCATCAGATGATACAAAATCTTCCGGTTTGTCCTGAGGATGAGGGGGCTATCCTTAGTGATATGTGTTCAACTATAGCTAGTCTGACTGTAAAACAAGTCGAGGACAATGAATTGTTTGATTTCCGTGCCTTCCGACTGGATTGGGTTAGGCTGCAGGCCTATATGTCTATCGCGAAATGCAACATGAATCTGGCTGATAACAGAGAATTGGCTTCCTTCATGGATACAGTGATCTTCCACACGAAAATGGTCGACAACTTGGACGAAATGTTAGTCGAGACGTCCGATTTATCCATCTTCTGTTTCTACAGCAAGATATTCGAGGATCAGTTTCACATGTGTCTCGAGTTTCCCGCTCAGAATCGTTATATCGTCGCCTTTCCGCTCATATGCAGCCACTTCCAGAGTTGCACCCACGAACTCTGCCCGGAGGAGCGTCATCACATACGTGAAAGGAGTCTCTCCGTCGTCAATATGTTTCTGGACGAGATGGCGAAGGAAGCTAAGAACATTATCACGACTATTTGCGACGAGCAATGCAACATGAGCGACAAGCTGCTGCCGAAGCACTGCGCCTTGTTGATCTCGCAGGTCGTTAATCGTAAAAAAAAGGACAAGAACAAGAAGAACATGTACGAAATTCATAAACCTGGTATAGAGAGCTACCGCAAGACCCGGGAGGAATTGACGACGATGGATAAGCTGCATATGGCTCTCACCGAGTTGTGTTACGCCATCAATTACTGTCCCACCATCAACGTGTGGGAGTACACGTTTGCGCCGAGGGAGTATCTACATCAACATCTGGAATCACGGTTCGCCAGAGCGCTGGTAGGGATGGTCATGTACAATCCGGATACCAGCGAGATAGCGAAACCGTCCGAGCTCTTCGTCAGCGTTCGATCCTACATGAACGTTCTTCAGACTATCGAGAATTACGTGCACATAGATATCACGCGCGTCTTCAACAACGCTCTACTCCAGCAGACGCAAGAACTGGACAGTCACGGCGACAAAACTATAGCCGCACTTTACACGCAATGGTACTCGGACGTTCTGTTGAGGCGGGTTAGCGCCGGCAATATCTGCTACTCCGCGAATCAAAGAGCGTTCGTTAGCCTGTCGGTCGAGGGCGCCATTCCGTTCAACGCCGAAGAGTTTTCCGATATCAACGAGTTGAGAGCGTTGGCGGAACTGATAGGGCCGTACGGCATGAAGATGCTGAACGAGAATTTGATGTGGCACATTGCCAGCCAGGTACAGCAGCTGAAAAAATTGGTGGCAGGCAACAAGGACGTGCTGATCTCCTTGAGGACAAATTTCGATAAGCCAGAGGTAATGAAGGAGCAGTTTAAGAAGCTACAGCAGGTGGACAACGTTCTCCAACGTGTTACCATAATAGGCGTGATTTTGAGCTTCCGGCAGTTAGCACAGTCGGCGTTGGTGGATGTATTGGAGGAACGCATACCGTTCTTGCTGAGTTCCATACTAGATTTCAGACATCATCTGCCGTCTGGCGATCCCATGCGTGTTGTTTCCGAGATGACGTCAGCTGCGGGCTTGACGTGCAAGGTCGATCCCACGTTAACAACCGCGCTGCGTAACCAAAAAGCGGAAATCGACGAGGACGAACATCTGCTCGTCTGCCTGCTAATGGTCTTCGTGGCGGTTTCCATACCAAAGTTGGCGCGGAACGAGAACTCTTTCTATAGAGCATCGCTCGAAGGTCATTCCAACAATATACACTGCATGGCCACggcaataaacaatatattcgGCGCGTTGTTCACGATTTGCGGGCAGAACGATATCGAGGACAGGATGAAGGAATTTCTCGCCTTGGCTTCGTCTAGCTTACTGAGATTAGGCCAGGAAGCGGACAAGGACGCGATACGGAACAGAGAATCCGTCTACCTTTTGTTGGATCAGATAGTCCAGGAATCGCCGTTCTTGACGATGGATTTACTGGAAAGCTGCTTTCCGTATGCACTGATACGCAATGCATATCATGACGTGTATAAGCTTGAACACTCGCAACCGTGA